TACTTTTGCTAGTAATCTTGTGCTCTGTTGTCGTGCATTTGTTTTGAATAGTCCATGAATAGTGGCGTTGACGTTGGAGTTTTGCTTTTGTTGTTAATACTTgtgatttaggatttctttgaGGGCTTGTTTAACTGTGGTTGCCTTGTTTGTTGCTCACAaatcctttttcttttgaacCATTTTTACTGATCAAGATTATTGTTGAATGTTTGGCTATGTTTTTGAACTATTGAATGTTTGGCTGCATTTTCTGAAAATTTTGAAGGACTGTATCCATTTCTGAATGTTGACTATGTTTGTATTGTCCCCAATGGAATCATTGCCGGTAGTGTAAGAGGGACGTCATTTTTGTGCTTTCTGCtttaaaaagatctttttgaAATTGCACTTTATGTTTGTTTGCTTTTGTCCGACTTCTTTTTAATGTGGCCGAGCTCTTTAGTGATGACttgtttattttgtatttgtagGTATAGCTTTTATGTTTCAGTCTGTAATTGTCAACATGTTATCAAAGGTTCCGCCTTCTTTGTTATCTTGGGTAGATAGtattgtctttgttcctgctccctTCGCCGTCGTACCTCTCTTTGCGGTTCCCGTTCTGCTTTTCGTTGATGTTCAACTTCCTGCTCCAAATGTTCTAGTCGTCCACGATGGCCATGGACTAAATCTAATATCTCTATTGGATGTAGAGGTTTTTTATCTTTTGGTGGGTGTACCTCTGATTGAGTTCGTCTTGGCTGGGGGTTTCTTGATGTCCCTTCTCCATCGCGACCATGCGTTCTATCCCGTGGTGGAGGTATTGCAAGCGTGAGTTCATCACGGTGAGGCTCTCGTTCGGATTCAGATGTCGTATGATCTTCTTTGTAATGATCTTCCACCATTGTCAAGGATTGAGTCCAAGAGTGTTACTTAAAACATTTATTTAGACTTGAGTGTGAGGCCCAGACTCCTTCTGAGGCAGCGTCCGACTTGTTCCAGCGCCGATGTGCCACCGTCCGAGTTTCTCGTGAGGAGGTGGGGGTGGTActtgcaagagactccgatgcttaagtcagCAAGGACTTTAGGCAGGTTTTAATAGATTAGAACGTACatatacctgaggggtgtcattgtatttatagtagagttGTTAACCACCTTTGTTGAAGTAGTTCCATCTTTATTGATGGATAATTGTTTCCCTTATCCGAGGAGTTTGTTAGGATCTATCTTTAAGAAAAGGTAGAGATAGTTAGAGAGATTCACGGAGACAATTACTTGCTTGGGTAAGTAGAGCTGGGCTCCTTTGCGGTGTCCGATCTCTTTAAAGAGGTCGGACATATGGTAGAGGCCTCTCCTTTGAGTCAGACCTTTCATTCTTATTGGGCATGACTTTTGTGTTGGGgtagggtatgaacagtaatcaataaatattataattttttaaaggtAAACTATAAAGATGGTATCCAAAATTTTATACCGTTGACAAAAATAATCCTTAACTGTGCGAACAACAAATAAGCCCTTAATGAATGATTAGAAAATGAAACAAAAAGTAaccaataaatattatatttttcataaataacAAAAACTTTCATATATTTAACAAGACTTATTCATTTGATTCAGATTTTTGTGACAACATTTGAATAAAGATTTAGAAGctatttaaaaaatgttatgcagaattttctttatttttcaaaaaaaaaaatcattcacaaaattttttttaaaaaatcacttgacataaaattattaaattttaaagatgaaaagaatttatttttttaataatttttacaaaaaattatattaaaatttgatctctaaatttttttagaatatataatatttaattatttttgttgcaTTTTTAAACCTTTCGAGAGCTTATTTGTTGTTCGCATCTTTTacgattatttttattagtaatgCGAACTTTCTGGATTATTTTGGTGGTTTACTCTTTTTTAtctgacaaaaaaaaatcttttgtatttattaaaaaatttatccatttaattcaaatttgtttgataatatttaaataaatatttattaaaaaatacacaaaacatTAAAACAAAACTTGACGtctagaatttttttaatttttcaaaagaacttGGTAATCACaataaatttgtttttaaaaaattcacgTGACATaagattattaaattttaaaaacaaaaaaaaatcttatttttttaataatatttaaaagaaagagtaaaatttaatttctaaaatctttttttatagatatatatttaatattacttatttttttgttgtatttataaattttttgaaaatttatttgttatttatattttttaaaattatttttgtcaataatataaatttttaaatatcattttaGTCATTTACCACCATAACATCACCTATGTATATAATTAATTGATGCATATTATAATGTCTATGCTACTGTTAGTTATGATagcaataatttttttaaaaatattattaaaattaaaataatagtttttttattatttgtgaacacttttaaattaaaaaataatattaaaatataaaaaaattaattttattttaataataatacttGTATAACTACAATAACCACCGTAAATATGGACACCATAAACTCTAcctaattgtatatttttatttgaaaaaaaaaaagagttcatAAGAAATTGAGACctcaattttaatatattaagtaAATTGATTATAATGAATAATAAATTACACAAATTTAAAACAACTCATCCTAATTCACTAAAATTTGACACCTAGTCTCCGACCTAGCTAGCTATCTAAATAATGCTAGAAAGGAACATACGAACATAAACGAGACAAAGTAAACAATATTAGATGTAGTTTCACATAACTTCAAATTTAAACAACCCATTAATTAGCCTAACCCAAGAAACATTAAGAGAAGGTGCATTATTACACGTATAGAATGTAATGGCGAGTTGGTGACTCTAATTTGCTTACAACACAAGATAAGTGGGGGCATAGCGTAAAAAAGGTTAGCACTATGCATTACTATTAGAAGTGAACAACGTGGGTAGTGTCAAATCAGTCAGGAGGATTGTTTGTTTGTGCATTTGTCGAACATGCAGCATGCATGTGGTAAAATTGAAAATGGGTTAGTGGGAAAGAAAACAGATATGTAAGGACGAGTTAGCACGTAGCAGCAATAACAATACAACATAGATTGGTGCTGACTGCAGAGATCTGTTCACTCAGATgggattcaaatttcaaactctATCAATAATGTTGGACTACTTTTGGCGTGTGCTGTGCACGCACCAAagtcttctcttctcttctcttctcttctcttctcttctcttctctttgtTTTTCTAAACTCGACCACAATTTTTGTTCCCAGGACGTGGAACAATCTCCTCCATGAGTACGTAGTTACGTACTACTATATGTAGTAGACACACTAGTATGCTTAAATTTAATAGGTAACAATTGCTtgtgtatataaaaaatgaattattaaattaattattatatttataaatatatattatttaatttatgttaataaaaattttatattttaacatgtattatataaaaataattaatttagtgattaattttttatatatatttaatacgATTGAATTCAGGAATGGATCTACTCACTACAATAatatagattattttttagGATTATATGTGtcaaaaaagaattaaaattcgtcaaaaaaataatttttgatattattttaaCTATGAAAATAGATCCACTTCTTTTTGTTCCTACTGAATAGAATTGTTCCATTTTTCCTAAAAACCTAGAACAAATATAAATCCTTTACCAGATATAATTGACTGCAAAGGGGGTTCCAtagtatattttttagtatCTTTTTTCTAGTGCAATAAAGTTACATAGTGTCTATTTTTTgctgaaaaaaaaagaggggtATTCTCATGGGTTTGCCTTGGTATCGTGTTCATACTGTTGTATTAAATGATCCCGGCCGCTTACTTTCTGTCCATATAATGCATACGGCTCTGGTTGCTGGTTGGGCCGGTTCGATGGCTCTATATGAATTAGCAGTTTTTGATCCCTCTGATCCTGTTCTTGACCCAATGTGGAGACAGGGTATGTTTGTTATACCCTTCATGACTCGTTTAGGAATAACCAATTCGTGGGGCGGTTGGAGTATCACAGGAGGTACTACGCCGAATCCGGGTATTTGGAGTTATGAAGGTGTGGCTGGAGCACATATTGTGTTTTCGGGCTTGTGCTTTTTGGCGGCTATCTAGCATTGGGTCTATTGGGATCTAGAAATCTTTTGTGATGAACGTACAGGCAAACCCTCTTTGGATTTGCCAAAAATCTTTGGAATTCATTTATTTCTTGCAGGGGTGGCTTGTTTTGGTTTTGGCGCATTTCATGTAACAGGAGCATTCTTTGAAACCTTTCAAaagacttaaaaaaaaaaagaaagagttgCCCTTTAgctattatattataattttattatagacACCCCGGCTTGACTCCTCTTTCAAATCTTAGTCTTAGGTTTTTGCTAgcccttttcttctttttgattATATCCTCGTTTATATCCATATGGTATAATCAATCTAAAAAAATTCGTTCGACCGAAGAACTGAATCTTTGCAACGAAATATTGAAATTTGAGTGATCTAAatggaatttttatttattgttgaATTGAATATGAATGAAATACAAATACGTTCTAGTTTTATGTAATATCCATTTTAATCACATGTCGTAAACGGAAATATCCTACAAAGTTCAAAGTTAAAGTTCTTAATATTTACATTTACAACATTAATAGACTCTAATCAAATAATATTCAAATTAGATCTATAttataatgtaaaaaaaatatttatgttatagattgaatgaacaaaataaaatacaacaaaaacaataccaaaaagttattgaaaaaaattgaaaacaaagattctttttagtttagtaaaaaaaaaataggaaaaacatcatgttaataaaagttttgtcaacaataatatttttaacgtATAAGTAATTGCGAAAAAAACTTAATCTTATCTTGAAAAATATTGGCCGTcaaaaataatgttaaaaaaatttgagaataattttttatacttattaaccgtcaaaaatattatttattttgatatttattgaccataaaaaattctcaacaaaatttttttataattattaaccGTGAAATATATTATATCATAGACATTCTTGACAATTTTTTACCATAAAAAAActcaattatatttttttgatgtTCATTATTATAAAGTTAAAGTTTCACctattattgattttttaaataaaaatgactATAACAATAGACAACACAAAAGTTCTACCACTATGACATGAATTTGCTTTCACTTTATCGTATATAATCattgtataaaattaaaaaagatttttgcaATTTTGATCATTGATCATGATTAAAAATTAGTACAAATAGCATTCCTTATGTAGCATTTAATAAGTATATCAACAACAATTAACACCAAATACCAAAATCAATATTCAATATCATAATATCAACCTTCCATCTAATAGTTGCTCAAGTATTCCTGCCATAtgctatctttttttttcaaatcttccaTCTCTATTTTTAGAgtcttcatatttttttctgTACACATTGAAGTTTTGTTTGGAGATTAGAAAATATGAATAATCTAGGATCCCATAACTTTGTAGGTATCACACCAGCCCCATAATCACAAACTCGTCTATGTTGTTCAAGTCCAAATACTTCTACTATCACTTCATGTTCATTCATCTCTAATGTTCCTTCATTTACTTGAGataataatttcttaaaaaaattttaaagaatcaAATCAACCtaataaaatcaataaa
Above is a genomic segment from Arachis stenosperma cultivar V10309 chromosome 1, arast.V10309.gnm1.PFL2, whole genome shotgun sequence containing:
- the LOC130932989 gene encoding photosystem II CP47 reaction center protein-like; translated protein: MGLPWYRVHTVVLNDPGRLLSVHIMHTALVAGWAGSMALYELAVFDPSDPVLDPMWRQGMFVIPFMTRLGITNSWGGWSITGGTTPNPGIWSYEGVAGAHIVFSGLCFLAAI